In Zootoca vivipara chromosome 15, rZooViv1.1, whole genome shotgun sequence, the genomic window AAACTGCTCTTGCCTGCTACCTCCAGGATATTTCTGTCTGCAGGAACCAAATAGGGAACTGACTAAAGGGGCTTCCTTGAGGTATTTGGTTGAAGGGGCTCAGGCTGATGCAGCAAAGTAACTCTTGGGGTTCATCAGACATGTCACAGTGGCTACTAACCTACTTCTTGGTTAGGAAATCAAAGGGTTTCTCTTTTTGTTTAGTAACATGGCATTTGAAGAAGCCCCTAgaatttgggtggtggtgggtgggacctGTCTGGATACTTGCTCTATGCAGATATTTCTCTAGGTCGATGTGCTCTGGGGCTCTCCAAGTTTTGCATTTCCAATGAGTTAATTAATAAACTAGGCCTTGTATCATCCTCATCcttgcctctggtttttttttttaatgatcagTCTTCGATATCTACCTATATGtgtgtacttttaaaaaagaggtggttttttaaaaaagtgtctttACATGATTTAAAAGTTAACTTGTGTTGCCGCGTTCTTGCGAAGTCCTGGATATCACTGTGCAATGTCAATGACAtgattcctctccctctctctatgaCTGTTCTTAATTTgctttggatccccccccccattttaactaGTAATAAATTATCTGAAGAACATAATCCCATAGAAGTGTGTTGTGTTTAAGTGTATTGTGTTTATTGACACTCATCGCAGACGAGGCTTGTCACCACTACCATGCTTTCTGTATGTGTGAATGATTACTGAATCTGAAAAACTGACAAATGAAAACATAAGGAATTGGGGGTTATATttgctttcctttaaaataaatattttcatagGCACTTGATCTCATTTTATCCATACCACCAGGCTCTCAGACAAACCATTTtaaataggtaaaaaaaaaaaacatatgtggagttagaatcatagagttggaagagaccacaagggccatccagtccaaccccctgccaagcaggaaacaccatcaaagcattcttgacatatggctgtcaagcctctgcttaaagacctccaaagaaggagactccaccacacttcttggcagcaaattccactgtcgaacagctcttactgtcaggaagttcttcctaatgtttaggtagaatcttctttcttgtagtttgaatccattgctccgtgtccgcatctctggagcagcagaaaacaacctgctAGGTTTCCTAGGTTTAAATTTTTCTTTAGGATAATTTAGCTTGCACTCCTACCTAtatacacttacttgggagtaagccctattgaagtcTCATTTAACCATTTCCAATCTAGTACCAATGCAATTAGGAggaggggcagggtataaattaaatgaataaataaaaaccaaaagcTCCAATGGTAGTTCTAAGCAGCCCAGTAAAACCTCAGATccaagggccaaatgtggcccctgAAACCTTTTTACCTAGCCCTCAGGACCATTCCTAGGCCACACCTCCTCAGCCATGCCCCTCAGCAGTCCtgcttccttgagtgtttttttctTGTCTTCAAACTCTGCTTGtgtgcctggatggagaatataaaaaggggtgtgtgcgtgtgcgtgtgcgtgtaaACTTGCCTACTATACAAATGCAAAATGTACACTTGCTGCTTcaaccacttttgcctctggccctgtgcATCACTGGCATGTGGGACCTGAAAtattgcccagaaaggaatgcaacCCTcacctgaaaaaggttccctactgTGCAGTAAAAGGGAGTTCAGGTGAAGTTCAGAGAAGATACCTCTATTGTGTCGTTATTCTTCCCCTGCCCCAAGGGGAGCATACGCCATGCTCTCTCCACCAACTGCAAGGGAAGACGACACTGGTTGGTTTTTGTACACAGCAGAGTGAGAAGCAATGGTTTAATTTTGACAAAAGTGGCATCACAAATAGCACAGATATCAAAGTCCTTCACGAGTACAtgagatttaaaataacaaatggCCCAATATGTGGTGGTATTTTAGTGCTGCTGTATTTGAATAAAGCCCATgtctccattattatttttcacatcTTGTTCAAAAAGCAACAAAGTGTTGACATCTGGTGTGTCTGCAAAACTGAAAGTCATTCCTGTGGATTCCCCAACCCCTTCCTCCATCTATGGAAGGTTAGTTGGATGCCAGCAAACCATTATCTATCCATCCACACAGAATTTTATCAAACTTAAATTTGCAGTGTGCAGACAGCTGTTGGTTAACTTGATGAAAAGATTAATAATCTCATTAGTTTCAAATATAACCATCTAGGGTTACCTCTTCAAGATCTTCATGCCTTTgcttaaacaaagcaaaacagaagtgTCGGGAAGATTTATTTACGCTATTTCCTGAGAAACACTTGGCATCAGTGCTGACTGCCTTTTTGAGACGTTTGTTGAGATCTTAGAACTCTGTCCACTTTGGTCTGTCTTGGGCACTGAAGTAGTAGTGGAGGACATGCTCTTCCGCAGCAACTGCTCCCTGCCCTGAGGAGGAGCCACATAATGCTGTGGCAAGTGCTTAAAAGCGAAGGATGGCTCTGGCGGTAGGTTTTGCTGGATGTACTCCCCATAACGCTTCCTTCtgttcagcctgtagacccacagCCTCTCCTCTTCTGCTATGGGATCATCCAGGATCCCATCCCAGCGAAGGCTCTCGTTGGAAAGCACACAGTTGTTTTGGGTCAAGAACGAAATGCTGGCAGAGAGAGCAGGTTTGGCTGGAGTCGCCTTTGGGGCAGCACCTTGGGGCGTCGTTCCAGGGCCAGTTTGGTGTTGAAGTAGTTCATGGGGTGATGTCACAAGGACGGAGTTCTTCTTGCTTTTGCCTTCAGGTTTTCCTGCTTCAAAAGAATGGCGTCAGAGGGAAGTCTGAGCACCTTTCAAAGCACATCATAGGGACATACAATGCCTTAggccaagtcagactattggtccctGTAGCACAGGACTGTCAATGCTGACTGGTAACAACTCTTCAGGGTTTTAGGAAGAAAATCTTTACCACTCCCACCAGGGCATgttggggattgagcctgggacattctgcatacaaagcagaagaTCTCTCACTGGCTTGTCCCCCATTTCAGCATATTAAAAGATGGGTGTTGGGAAAGACATGCACAAAGGAGCAGCCTTATTTATAGAGTCAACTGGCAGGACAGCAGCTGCTCTTCACCATCATTTTTTTGTAATGACTTTAGCTACAAAATGGTTTAATTATATTATTCAGCCACCTCTGTTCCTAAAGGCAGAATGTTTCAACATCCTCCTGTTGAAATGGAGTGGCAATTGATGAATATCTCCCGCCCTCTACTGCTTAAACTAGAGAAGAGCAGCTACTTGAAACTTGCTCAGGAAAACAACCAACTCTGGAGTCCAATTTCTAGAACAAGTGTTTGCTTCTCCAAGAAAGCAGACCGCCACCAGCATTGTTCCTTCCCTTCTTGTGCAGATTGCCAACTAGCATGAAAGACTACTTGAATCAACCAGACGTTGGTATAAAGAATGCAAGTTTAGGTAGGTTCTTATGCACAAAATTCACAACCAGCCTTGTAACGGCTGCACTAAAATGACATTTGGCAGCCACAGCATGGGGGAAACCTGCGGCCTTCTGAATATTATTGGACACCAGCTACCAAAATCAGGACTGAGAGttggttggccatgctggctgcagtggTCGTAGATCAGCTGAAGGGCCACCAAGTTCCCCATGGCTGCTTGAAAGGCTAAGCCTCTCTGGCAACTACCCTCAGTCCACTCATGCAGAGCCAGTGCGGTACAATGGTTAGAGGGCTGGCCATGGAGCTCACTAgctgaccttggcccagtcactgcctctcggcctaGCCTATTTCAGAGAGTCGTGGTGGGGATTAAATTAGGAGCAGaagaaccatgcacaccaccttgagctcaagAGAGAAAagtaggtggggtataaatgcaagaaataaaatacccttcacacacaaacacccagttCTGGCTGGGTGAGTACATGCAAACCACCATttttgatttcccacaatgcccagtTTTTCATTTCCAGCCATGCCGTGCTGGGGAAACTGTGGTCAATTTAAAAATGGCAGCTTGCAGGCACTGCTGCCAGGGAGCCCACCATCACAGAAGGGCCTTGGGGGCGCCCACCATTATCTTGGGCTGCCTTCTTTTTCTTCGTCTTCCTTGCTTTCTTCTTGGTGTGAGGTGTCTGTGGGCGTTCCTTCGCAGGTGGCTTTTTGGTCTTGGCGCCCTCCCCCTCTGAGAGGGGGTCTTGCCGACAcacatccatccttccttccttccgggtATCTCTTGCTCCTTTGGGTGCTGAGCCTAAAAGAGACAGGAGCCGACAAGGAGTGTTGGACTGggtcttgggttcaaatcctccctctgccatgaagctctccCAGTGGCCTCAGGCCAGTTGCTGCCTCTTAGCCCAACCTaactcacaaggttgttgtgaagataaaatggaggtggggggggggaggagaaaaatgtaTACCACCTcgagccccttggaggaaaaaggtggaatataaatataaacaataatatatACATCTTCTAGTATCTGTTAGTGGTCAAGGCGTTGCCTGCATGAATCTTGGGAATTGAATTTTGGAGAGGATACTGACTGATCTCCATTTCTGACTCTAACCCGCTCTCTCCACTCCCTTGGAATTAATAATACCTCAATATATCGTACAAGAGATATATATTATTCTGCTTCTCAAGGCAAATCCTTGAGAACCGTCAACACATCTTTCTGTTTAGTGGGTTTCCTGCGATGTTCACAGCCTGGAAGGGGCCCTTTTGCACTGCAGCAGAGAGGACAAAGAAAGCCCATCCACGGGAACATTTGCAGGACGAAGAAAGTGACAGGATTTCAGTGGGATGTTACAAGATGTGTGCAGATGGGAAATGGAGGAGTGGGGctcccccaaaacatctgcaggcaaagcagtaTCGAAAGTGGGATAGTGGATAACCACCCCAATGCTTCTCAGTAAACTTCCTTCCTCTCATTAATTGACTACTTTCTTCTCAGAAAACCCCAAATTTTTACTATCCCCCCATTAATTTACCACTTTCTCCTCAGCACACCCCAACTTTTCATTATCCCCCCCATAAATTGACCACTTTTTCCTCAGAAAACCCCAACTTTTCACTATCCCCCATTAATTTACCACTTTCTCCTCAGCACACCCCAACTTTTCATTATCCCCCCCATAAATTGACCACTTTCTCCTCAGAAAACCCCAACTTTGTTATTACTCTtgcttctccaaaccccccccccccccaaattaattgACCACCTTTCTCCTTGGAAACCTCCTCATTAGCCCCCCCCAttaattgttctctctctccctcctcccccatagCATTCCCAtgacctgcccctccccctcccaattacAGGTATGCTGAGGTGGGGGAggggtcctcccctccccccgcactCCCTCCGCTTTAGCAGATGCCCCCGTCCTGGGACCGAATCTCTCCGCCAGCTCCGGTGCTCCGCCCCCTCTCTCGCTCCGTGGACGCGTCTCCAAGGCGACAGTGCACGGACTTCCAGGCTCCATCCGCGCAGAGCCGAGATGGGAGAAAAATAGTTCCCATCCCACATTTGGCCTGACTGACACTCCCTACCGTAGCTACCGCCCCACGGCTTCAAAATAGCGCGGGGTGGAAAGACTACATATGAATTCATGCTAGTGCTGTAAATCGTAgtagtcgtcatcatcatcatcatcaccattgtgGGTTGGATCCAGTGAGTTTCTGCTCAGAATAGTCCCATTGGGATTAATGGACCAAAAGTTAATGGTCTCCATTAATATCAATGGGCTTAACACTGAATacaactttgtgtgtgtgcaatacaGTGTAATGGTTCTATCTCTCTGCCTGCTTACATGCACAAAGAACTATATatgtttgaaatatttatatgccgcctttaTAGAGTAAAACTTTATCAAGGtagcttccatttttttaaaaaaatatcccagcCTCTCTAAGTGTTTATAAAAGCCACAAAAACTGTGGATATATGTGTGCTGTAGAACTGAGTTTTTAACATCATTCTTATTGTATATGGATATTTTAAATTATGATGTATTGATTATTTCTTCTAATCTAAAGCAATTTtcacaattaaaaaatatatagcatacaattttatttgttttgtaggatttacatgctgcttgattgtaaacaagcaaataaaacccTTACAGCAGTTTGTAAAAAGgagaaaacaataaaactatTAAAACATTTTTCCAGGGTTACCAtctttcaagaagtgaaaatctggacacaaacaaATTGTtgaactttattattttttaagagaaatAACCCAAGGTTTCTTTTTTTACCGTTATGTTGCCAAAAATCCAGGACGAACCTTTGCTTTTCGGAAATCCCCCTGGATGTCACTTCCACCCCTGaaatcccagatgtatggcaaccctatttaaacattcaaaaattAATAAGCATGAATGATATAGGTGAAAGCTAGATTGAAATGCATGCCGTCATTCTTCATGCccggataggcttgcctaagtaTAAATGTTGTTAgcgggtgctgaaaagagtaAAGCGCCGCCacgatgtcaataggcagggagttccaaagtgcagatcctgccacactaaaagacttatttattacaaatgcagaatTGAGCTTTAGGGGACACTTGTAGCAGGCTGGTGGTCAGGCCAAAGTCCCggcaggcttgggcaaaacagTCAGAGTCTCCGTAGAGCTTATTCAGTGTGCGCTGTCAAGGCTGTATCATCTGTACATCGCATCCTgccacacttttgtcttggcaTGGAGACGTTTCAGGtcaaacagaccccccccccatcactcatTGAATGGATACACACACTGTTTTCACTCGAGCTGAAGGCACAAGAGAGCAACAGGACATCTGAACGGCTCAACAACATCAGGGAAGCTGAGCTATCTTGCAGCCTTTGCAACGACCCTGTTGGGTAGGCCTGCATTTATTAATTCCATACCGCAGCTAGGCAGGAGTTTGGCACTTGCCATTCTGCCACAATGTTTTCACCCCTccctggatgacccttggggtcccttccagctctacaattctgtgatatttCGCATT contains:
- the LIAT1 gene encoding protein LIAT1, which gives rise to MEPGSPCTVALETRPRSERGGGAPELAERFGPRTGASAKAEGVRGEGRTPPPPQHTCSAPKGARDTRKEGRMDVCRQDPLSEGEGAKTKKPPAKERPQTPHTKKKARKTKKKKAAQDNGKPEGKSKKNSVLVTSPHELLQHQTGPGTTPQGAAPKATPAKPALSASISFLTQNNCVLSNESLRWDGILDDPIAEEERLWVYRLNRRKRYGEYIQQNLPPEPSFAFKHLPQHYVAPPQGREQLLRKSMSSTTTSVPKTDQSGQSSKISTNVSKRQSALMPSVSQEIA